One window from the genome of Leptospira ryugenii encodes:
- a CDS encoding LIC_10740 family protein — MLKQKIREQGKKIKEAFIYWRDRLYLIGTEKEKTSREFRFLFLSWAFFLLFFTFFILAEKNPFNLLVPFNVFQIPRFDQRDEVQIYVSDGEDLQIPVKRKLLVHEDSRERIFQFINEVAAPPYFSNKEKVNDNDTLVNPKKLLNLHDSLTQVWFLENESRLVLDWNAKQLESVLMSFRLPRSYALGNENEEENQENTPVDAISYYTGPENFVTEEESVTRKRRLSALSATLKAIEATLFRNHPNLKVIEHRLDGRSQTIDQIPNPMNEPRKRETFGL, encoded by the coding sequence ATGCTCAAACAAAAGATTAGAGAACAAGGAAAAAAGATAAAGGAAGCATTTATCTATTGGAGAGATCGGCTTTATCTCATCGGGACAGAAAAAGAAAAAACAAGTCGCGAATTTAGATTTCTATTTTTATCCTGGGCCTTCTTTCTCCTATTCTTTACCTTTTTTATCTTAGCTGAAAAAAATCCATTCAACCTCCTTGTTCCTTTTAATGTATTCCAAATCCCAAGATTTGACCAAAGAGATGAGGTTCAAATTTATGTTTCGGATGGCGAAGATCTGCAAATACCAGTTAAACGAAAGTTGTTGGTACATGAGGATTCTCGCGAACGTATTTTTCAGTTCATTAACGAAGTAGCAGCTCCTCCTTATTTTTCAAACAAGGAAAAGGTAAATGATAATGATACTTTGGTTAATCCTAAAAAACTTCTCAATTTACATGATTCTTTAACACAAGTATGGTTTCTAGAAAATGAAAGTCGGCTTGTCCTAGATTGGAATGCCAAACAACTGGAATCCGTTCTTATGAGTTTTCGCCTGCCCAGATCATATGCACTGGGAAATGAGAATGAAGAAGAAAACCAAGAAAACACACCTGTGGATGCTATCTCATACTATACGGGTCCAGAGAACTTTGTAACAGAAGAAGAATCAGTAACCAGAAAGAGAAGGCTTTCGGCTCTCTCTGCCACCCTTAAGGCGATTGAAGCTACATTGTTTCGAAATCATCCGAACCTAAAGGTCATTGAGCATAGGTTAGACGGAAGATCGCAAACAATCGACCAAATTCCAAATCCGATGAACGAACCTAGAAAGCGAGAAACATTTGGATTATAA
- a CDS encoding N-acetylmuramoyl-L-alanine amidase family protein, with amino-acid sequence MVQNHFLLQKKLILFFIFCPFLVHAETVKLPLFGKGHFVSYTELSPLFPELSSNHEKSTGIVKLQSAQGKLQFRLGASFYVFDEKIIKVSKPALLKNGDLYLSVDIFESILLNLISYDVRYKIKESEVLLDIPREPIAKRNINVKAIVIDAGHGGKDPGTSDASGYFEKDVSLAVAKYVYLYLRKYYPEIRIHLTRKNDTFIELEDRSKQANSLLKDTRDSIFISLHCNASLNEKASGFEVYYLSQTPSTEQARETALIENRYIGPHSQKIISSIQSQMLSSLTQRRSKKLAIAIEEEFGKGVESNISSRGVKKADFSVLRGSLMPAVLIEMGYLTNPEESKLLKDKSFQKRIARSIIKGIRGYAQTKD; translated from the coding sequence TTGGTCCAAAATCATTTCCTTCTTCAAAAGAAGTTAATATTATTTTTCATTTTTTGCCCTTTTCTTGTTCATGCGGAAACCGTAAAACTTCCGCTATTCGGGAAAGGGCATTTTGTTTCGTATACCGAACTGAGTCCATTATTTCCTGAGCTCAGTTCCAACCATGAAAAATCTACAGGAATTGTAAAACTTCAGTCAGCACAAGGAAAACTTCAATTTCGTTTGGGTGCAAGTTTTTATGTCTTCGATGAGAAAATAATTAAAGTTTCAAAACCAGCCCTTTTGAAAAATGGAGATCTGTATCTCTCTGTAGATATTTTTGAGTCCATTTTGTTGAATTTAATTTCGTATGACGTTCGCTATAAGATAAAAGAATCTGAAGTTCTTTTGGATATTCCCCGAGAGCCCATTGCAAAACGAAATATAAATGTGAAAGCCATTGTGATTGATGCAGGCCATGGAGGAAAAGATCCTGGGACCTCAGATGCAAGTGGTTATTTTGAAAAAGATGTGAGTTTGGCTGTGGCAAAGTATGTTTACCTTTACTTACGAAAATACTATCCCGAAATCCGAATTCACTTAACAAGAAAAAATGATACATTTATTGAATTGGAAGATAGATCCAAACAGGCAAATTCTCTATTAAAAGATACAAGAGATTCTATTTTTATTTCTCTGCATTGCAATGCCTCCTTAAATGAGAAGGCGAGTGGCTTTGAAGTGTATTATTTGAGCCAAACTCCAAGTACAGAACAAGCTAGGGAAACAGCTCTCATTGAAAACCGTTATATCGGGCCACACTCCCAGAAGATCATTAGCTCCATCCAATCACAAATGCTTTCGAGTCTTACCCAAAGGCGTTCCAAAAAGCTAGCCATCGCCATCGAAGAAGAATTTGGCAAGGGAGTAGAAAGTAATATTTCCTCACGTGGTGTGAAAAAGGCAGATTTTTCCGTCTTGCGAGGAAGCCTTATGCCTGCTGTATTGATCGAAATGGGGTATTTGACAAACCCCGAAGAAAGCAAATTACTCAAGGACAAAAGTTTTCAGAAACGAATTGCACGGAGTATTATTAAGGGAATTCGAGGTTATGCTCAAACAAAAGATTAG